From Nilaparvata lugens isolate BPH chromosome 7, ASM1435652v1, whole genome shotgun sequence, one genomic window encodes:
- the LOC120352240 gene encoding protein PELPK1-like: protein MPSLETGGGNKLSITTIPVDTVDEVLVLPVHMILKAPAVPVHTLDEPPALPVLMVLKAPAIPVHMLTKALALPVHMLLKAPAVPGNTLDEPPALPVHMLLKAPAVPVHMLLKSPAVPGNTLDEPPALPVHMLLKAPAVPVHMLTKAPALPVHMLLKSPAVPVHMLLQAPAVPVHMLIQAPAVPVHMLLKSPAVPGNTLDEPPALPLHMLFKAPAVPVHMLIQAPAVPVHMLTKAPALPVHMLLKAPAVPVHMLLKAPAVPVDTLDEPPALPVHMLLKASAVLKDMGQLQENC, encoded by the coding sequence ATGCCCAGCCTGGAGACAGGCGGGGGGAACAAGTTATCGATTACAACCATTCCGGTGGATACAGTAGACGAGGTCCTAGTACTTCCGGTGCATATGATACTCAAGGCCCCAGCAGTTCCGGTGCATACGTTAGACGAGCCCCCAGCACTTCCGGTGCTTATGGTACTCAAGGCCCCAGCAATTCCGGTGCATATGCTTACCAAGGCCTTAGCACTTCCGGTGCATATGCTGCTCAAGGCCCCAGCAGTTCCGGGGAATACGTTAGACGAGCCCCCAGCACTTCCGGTGCATATGTTACTCAAGGCCCCAGCAGTTCCGGTGCATATGCTGCTCAAGTCCCCAGCAGTTCCGGGGAATACGTTAGACGAGCCCCCAGCACTTCCGGTGCATATGTTACTCAAGGCCCCAGCAGTTCCGGTGCATATGCTTACCAAGGCCCCAGCACTTCCGGTGCATATGCTGCTCAAGTCCCCAGCAGTTCCGGTGCATATGCTGCTCCAGGCCCCAGCAGTTCCGGTCCATATGCTGATCCAGGCCCCAGCAGTTCCGGTGCATATGCTGCTCAAGTCCCCAGCAGTTCCGGGGAATACGTTAGACGAGCCCCCAGCACTTCCGCTGCATATGCTATTCAAGGCCCCAGCAGTTCCGGTCCATATGCTGATCCAGGCCCCAGCAGTTCCGGTGCATATGCTTACCAAGGCCCCAGCACTTCCGGTGCATATGCTACTCAAGGCCCCAGCAGTTCCGGTGCATATGCTGCTCAAGGCCCCAGCAGTTCCGGTGGATACGTTAGACGAGCCCCCAGCACTTCCGGTGCATATGCTGCTCAAGGCCTCAGCAGTTCTGAAGGATATGGGCCAATTGCAAGAAAATTGCTAG